The genomic window TTAAATTAGTTAATCTTGCAATGATTATATTTCCGATCATAGACATTATCATTACAATTGAAGATAACGTACCTATAACACCTAATGAACCTTGAACTAGGCCACCTATACCATCATTATTGGGAATTACAGGGCTAACACCAAATAATTCTCGAACAGTTAAATCAAAACCAGTTAAAGAACTAACAAGTAATGATGCTCCACCAGCCAACACCAAATAACCGATCATTGTTTTTATTGTGGATATAAAGACCTCTGAGGAATGTTTTTTTTGTACAATAGAACCGATCATTCCAAAAATCCCCATTAATAGAGCTGGTGTTGCTAGAAAATTAACAAAAAAATCAATTATTTCATTTTGTTTCATTATTTAAACTAACCTCCAAATTTTTGTAGTTTTTCTTTTAATAATTTTTTATCCATTAAATTGACTAAAACAATTTTGTTTTCAAAATTTAAACTATCTGCAATATCTGCGCCACATACAACTAAATCAACGCCTATTGGATTAAATGAATCAACTGATATATGGCTTACATCTGCATTTAAATTTATACTTTTACAAACTTCTTTTATATTCATTTCAACTATAAAACTTGAACCAAGTCCGCTACCGCATACAGCAACTATCTTCATACTTTTCCTCCCCTCTAACACATCTATGTGTGTACTTTTATATTAACTTATTAATTAATGATATAAAATTTTACAAAAAAAATAGACTTTTGGTCTATTTTTTTGAGAGAAATGCTTTTTTTATCTCGTGATTTATATATATTTGGGGTATAATTGGTGAGAGCGATGTATTAATATAGTATAGAGGATTTATAAAATCTATATTTGAATAAATAAAAAAGTTTACATAATCTTTATAAATATTTGAGATGTTATCGGTTATGCAAAATACAATATTATTTTCAAGAGAACTAACATATTTTAGGAAATTTAAGATATTTATATTTTTTCCTTTCGAAGAATAAACTAAAAACAAGGAATTTGACATTTTTTCATCAAGAAACTTTCATGTCCAGTCCCTTTTGATTTCTACTAATTTACAGTCATTTTTAAAATTATTTATAAAATACAAAAATTCATAGCCAGATATTTTACTATAACCTTCACCAGTTATAAATAATTTTTTGTGCTTTAATATATCAACAAATTTTTCAATATTAACTGCGTGTTTTATTTCTGCTTTGATGGGGCTTGTTGTATCTGCAATATTAATAGAAAACAAAAACTCCTTTCATTTTTTGAATCCTAATTTATTTAGCAAATTGTAAATAAAAGCTTTTGATAGTTTATAATGGTTAATAACTTTATTTTGACTTCATAAACTATGTTCTTTAAAGTTTGCCTTGAAATTAATCAAAAAATCAATTTCTTTCTTATTTAAATTCATATTAACCTCTATATTTTATTCTATATCATTTATTATATAAAAATAAATATTTGTTGATATAATATTAATAATAATTATTATAATGTATATTAAAATTTTAAATATGACAATTTACAATAATATAAAAACAATGTAAAACAATAATATTAATTTATTATTAAATATTTAATTATATTTTGATAATAATTAAATCAAATTTTAATTTTTATATCCACAAATTGAATAGTGTGGAGTAAATAATATGATATAACTTATAATTCATATTATTAGGAAAAATAGAATAAAAATAATGTCTTATTGTAAAAATATATAATTAAAGTTTTGAAACATTATCACATAATATTATCTCACTCGACCATTTGAATTATTTTTTTCTTTTTTAATAACATTATCATCTGCTTTTTCAACATTCTTTTTTTCATCTTTTAATTTAGTGTTAAAATTATTAGGAGATTTTTTCTTATTATCAACTTTATATTCATTAAAATTATTTTTTAATATGCGTGGTTTTAACGATGAAGAATTATGATCTAACAAATCCTCTTTACTATTTTTAATTGATTTATCAATTATTTTTTTATTTTTTAAATTAATTGATTCTATAAATTTTGGAGTTTTCTTATACTCCTCAAGCCCATTTATATTTTTTATATCAATTTTAAGTGATTTATATGTTTCAATTATTTCTTCTATACTTTTTTTAAAATATTCAATGATATTTGTTAATATTTTATTTTCCTCTGGTATTTTTATCAAAAGTGCAGATGACTCTTTATTGAAAATTAATTCATCAATATCTATAATATCCTTATTAAAAAAATAATCACTATTTTTTTCAATATCTATAAAATATTTATAACATTCTTCTGATTCAATTAGTTTTGGCTTGTTAATTTCATAATTTTTATCTAGTGATAACTTATTGAGTAAGATAAATAATCCCTCATCCTTTTCTTTTATATATTGAGAATAAAATTTCTTTATTATTGTAATCTTATTATTATCAAATGCATGTTTCATAATAGATAAAATATTAAAATTACCTTGTATATGTTCATCTTCGCTAGTACACAATGATTTTAATAATGTGTATGTAATTATTTTAAAATATTTTCTGCACTCTTCTGCAGTTTCTTTTTTAATAAACATACTATCGGGAAAAATATTATCAATAACTTTTATAATTTCTTTAACTATATTATCAATTTGCTTTTTAATTAAATTTTTAAGCTCATTTAGATAATGTTTTTTAGTTTTGTATAATGTGTTTTCTTCAATATATATATTTAATTTATTACTTTCACCTTTATCGACACTATAGTATAAACAATCACAACATTTACCATTATTTTGCTTATTTAATAAATAATCAATGTTATTATTAATACAATAATTACTATCCTTATGATAATTGCCGATAAAATTAAAAATTGAATTTTCATTATTTCTAAATCAAATACCACAAAAATAATTACTATATTGTATATAAGTTTTATTTTGTAAATTAATATTTAATTTCTTATATATTGAATCATGATTATTAAATTTGCAAACTTTTATTTTAGATCTTAATGTAAACTGACTCAATAAATAATATTGTTTGTATTTTTTTCATAGTGTAAAAAATATATTTAATGTTCTATATTTTTTAGAATTAATAAAATCAATTATAAACTTATTGCAATTATAGTAATCAAAAATTGACTCTATTATAAAATAATCTTTTATTAATGAGCAATCTATAAATTTTACTTCTTTTGTTAATTCATTATTAAAAGTTTTTTTCTCAATGTTATTATAATATTTATAGTTATTATTTTTTATTTGTTTACCTTTATTTTCATCTTTTTCATAAACATTTTTGAAAACACTACCCCCATTATTATTATTGTTAAGTATCTGATCATCTTTAATATTTTCATTTCTGATATTTTTTTTATTTTTTTTAATTTTTTTAATTTTTTTAAATAAAGATGGGATAAAAAATAATATCACTGAAAATATAACAATGCCAAATAAAAATAAAATATATATATTCATAAATCTTCTTAAAATAAGTTATGTTACAAAATAGCTATTGTATTATGTGCAATATCAATTTTAATATCATAATCTTATGCTCCCCTCATACATATGATTATAATCTACTGAATTACTAATGTAAAGTATTTGTCTATATAAATTATAACTTATTTTATAATAAAAAAAATATTGTTAAAGGTAAAATAGTATTGTAAAAATTCATTCAAATTTAATTTTACTATTTTAATAATATTAACCATTCTAATAATGTTAATAAGCAAGCTAAATTTTAATTGCATATTTTAAAACACAATGAAATAATATTTTTCTCAAAGATCTACAAATCTATCATTCTTTTATTTCACTTCATAATTTTATTGTTAGTTTTATTAAGAAATTCAACGATCTTTTTGTCACCATTTATAATTACGCTTATTATAATGTCACATATAAATGCTTGTGATGCGCTAGCAGATATTTTAGGAAATCTTACCATTTCTTTTATATGTTCTGTATGTGTTAAAATAATACTTATGTTTTTTGCTAATTTTGGATCAACATTTTGAATTGGTCCTATTCAAATTATTTTTATTTTTTTATTTACCGCTTGCTTAACTGCTCACAAATTTTCTATTGTTATTCCAGATGCACAAAATACAATTAATAGTGACTCATTGTCTACCATAAATTCTAATTGGGTTATCAAACCATGAATTGAAACATTGTTTGTTGCATTGATTCCAATTTTTTGTAGTGATTGCTTTAAGTAAGTTCCAGATACATAACTCTCTTCAATTCCAAATATACTAATAATTTTGGCTTTTAAAATAAGGTTAACTGCTTCATATATTTTTTTAGAATCTAATATTCTTTTAGTTTCGATAATAGAATAAACATGAAAAGCAGAAACATTATCAATTATTGATTGAATATTTCCATCTATTTTTTTTACCTTTAATAGTTCATTAACATTAATCTTTGGACTATACTGAATTTGCATATCACGAAATGAATTATATCCTAATTTTTTAGCAAGTCTTATAATCGTTGCTTCACCACATGTAAATTCTTTTGCCAAAATTTTTAAATTATTTCTAACAAAAAATTCTATATCTTCATTGATACGATCTAAAATGAATTCTTCTGTACTTGTTAAATTATTGTTCACTGTACCCTCCTTATAAAATAATAAATTATTGACTAGTTTAATAGCCAATAATTTATCAGACCATAATTATTATTATTTTCAATTAAAAATTTTATCAACTTGAACCTTCATTTCCTTTGGACCATAGTTTACAAAGAAACCAACAACAATAACATCAGCACCTGCTTGGCAAATATCTTTATATGTTTCTTCTCTACATCCCCCATCAACCATAATTAAGAAGTCTTTATTTTTTTTACTTCTAAAATCTGAAAGATCAGAAATTTTTTTAGTTGCAGAGTCAATTATTGATTGACCATTAAATCCTGGTGTTATATTCATCAACATAACTCCGTCAAGATTGTCTATATATTCTTCAATTATAGATATTGATGTTTCTGGGTTTAAAGCAATAATTGGCTTAACGTTGTTTGTTTTAATTTTTTTAATAATCGAATTTATATTTTTACTAGTTTTATCTGTAATAGATTCATAGTGAAATATAAAATAATCAATACCAGTTTTTGCAAATGATTCTATAAACCTGTCACTATTATGACACATCATATGAGCATCAACAATAATATCTTTATATTTATTTTTTATATCAGCACAAAACTTTTGACATAATGCATAATTATTTACAAACAAACCATCCATTATATCAACGTGAATTCATTTTACTCCACAAGCAATTAGTTCTTCTAACTTCTTTCCAATTTCTAAAAAATTAAATACATATATACTAGCTGCAACTATTTTTTTATTCATGTATATTCACCTTTCCTTGTTTTTTTATAAATTCTTCAACATCCTTATAGTTTGGAATTGAAACTTGAGCTCCTTTTTTTTGAACTGTTAATGCTGAAGCTGCTGTTGCAAATAAAATAGCCTCTTTTATATTAACATCTAAAGCCAATTTTAAAACAAAACCACCAATAAAAGTATCTCCAGCTGCTGTTGCATCAACACACTTTATTTTATAAGCATCAATTATTGATATATTATTGTTTATATCAACAAAAATACTTCCTTTATCTCCTAATGTTACAATAATATTTTTTTTAGATATTAATTGTAAAGATTTAGCATAAGTTTTAATCACCTCTAAATCCTCACTATATTTTTCACCAATTAAAATAGCAAGTTCAGACTCGTTTGGAATAATAAAATCACAATATTTTAATATCTCATCTTTAATTTTAAGTGCTGGACCTGGATTTAAAATTACTATTTTTTGTGCCAATGAAGCATATTTTAATAGTTCTTCAATAAAATCTAACGATATTTCTAGTTGACTAACTACTATGTCATAATCATCAATTAATTTTTTGTATTTGTTTATGTCATTTTTTGTAAAAGCAAAGTTTGCTCCAACATTGACAATTAAAATATTATCCCCATTATCATCAACAATAATATTTGCCACTCCAGTTGGAATTTTGTGATTAATTTCAACATTACTAGTTTTAACATTATTTGCTTTTAAATTTTCAATTGCTTTTTCACCATTATCATCTGCCCCAACCATTGCCACCATCTCAACATTTCCATTTAATCTAGAAATGGCAATTGCTTGATTTGCGCCTTTTCCTCCACAAAATGTGTTAAATGATTTTGATAAAATACATTGTCCTTTATTTGGCAATTTGTCCACATAATATACATGATCCATGTTCACACTACCAAAAACTAAGATTTTTTTCATTTAGCCACCTACTCTCTATCTTTTAATTTTTCTTCTTTAACATCATCGCCAATAACGCTTTTAATTTTTTGACCAACAATTTTATTATTAATTATATCATTTTTATGTCTTTTGCTATATAAATATCCATCAATCACAAGTCCAAGGATAGCACTTAATGCAACTCCTAACAAAATTCATTCAAAGATATTTATATTTATTAATCATCCAAATATAGAAAATACAGCATAATCTGACTCTGCTCATAGTAATGTATGGGTACTTGTATCAAATTCCCATCCATATAATGATTGCATTAATAAATATATAATCGGAATTATTGTGAGCAAGATTCCATTTACAAAAGCAGCAATAATAGTTCCTAAAATACCACCTTTAATATTTGCAAATGTTCCGCTTACTCCACCTGTAAAAAAATGAGCAATTATTCCAGGAATAACAATCGCACTAATTAATTTTGGATCAATTATATTTAAAGCCATAGTAATTGACATTCCAATTATCCCTGCAATAAAACTAGAGATAAAACCAATTAAAACAGCATTGGGTGAATAATACATCGCAATACTACAATCAACACCCATTTTTGCTCCGTGGATTCATTTTAAACTTACACCTTCTAAGGCGGGAATTAATTCTAATGTTAATGTTTTAATTCCAAAAATTAAAATTTCAACTCCAGCAGCAAATTTAATTGAATCAATTATTATTTTAGTAATCACAGACTCGTTACTTGCAATAATATTTTTAGCAACCATATCTGCTTTACCATTTATACTTCAATATGAACCATATGTAATTCCAAATATTAACAGCATTGTCACAGTAACAGCAACTGTTGAATTTGAAAAAACTTTTAATCAGGTAGGAAAATTAATTTCCTCTGTTGACTTTATTTTTCCTTTTTTTATTTTTCCAACTAACTCTCCAATTTTACCAGCAATTGCAAATGATATTGCATTTGCATGCCCAATATACATTTTATTGTCATTGGTTAAAAATTCCATATATGGTTTTGATAACATTGGTGAAAGTAGCATATAAATTGCTACAAAAATTGAACCAACAATTAGGTAAAATCACATATCTTTAGAAAGATCGATTCCTCCATAATAAAACATTATTGATATTGCCACAGATAAGTATAATATGTGGTGTCCTGTTAAAAAAATATATTTAAATCGGCTAGTTTTTGCCAAGATTACATTTAAAATAATCGCAATAAACATGATAAGTGACGCAACAGTTGCAATATCGGGAATCGCATTCATAATACTCCCTGCTAACGCATCTGAATTTGGTATTATTCCAGATAAATAAAATAAATTTGTAAATGCTATTGTAAAATCATTTAAGGTACTAGATAAAATTGTAATTCCACCAATTAGAATTAAATATCCCGCTGCTGCTTTTAATGAAGATTCAATAGTTTCAGTTGCTTTTCTTTTAAGTAAAATAGAACCCAACATTGAAAATAAACCAAGTAGTATCGCTGGTGCTCCAAAGAACCCTTTTATAAAATATATAAATTCATTCATAATATCTCCTTTCACCCTAATACTAACTTAATTTTCATATTACATATATGATTATTTTGTAACAAAAAAAAATACTCCAAATATTTGCTTAAAAAAAATGTTTTTGGTGTTTTTATTCATTAAAATTAAATTCTATTTTAGAAAATAAATAAATTGTTCACCAATTCTGCTTATATAAATTTTTTTTAGGTCTAAATTTTTTTTATTTAGAAAATATTAAAAATAGTTTTTAATCTAAGATTAAAAACTATTGAATCTAAAAACAAATTATTTAGCAACTAATTAATAGCTATCAAATTCATTTATAACTATAATGTTATTTTTTTATTTAAATAAATTAAATAAATTAAGATCAAAGACCCAATTCCAAAACAATAAATTATATTAATAAGATTTTCAATTGTATTTCTTGCCATACTAGTCATTGAAGAAAATATAAGTGGAAAGTATCTAGAAATTTTGACAATATTTTCTGGTAATAGAGTTGCATAGTAAATAAAATATCGATTACCACCCTCTTTTTTTCCAATATATTCTAAAGATAAAATAAAATAATCAAATCTAACAATCGCAGCAAAAGCAAGTAAAAAGAATGAGATGATTGACAAAAATACAATATAAAGGACAAGTGATTTATTTCATAGTAAATATCCACCAAGAATAATTACTAGAGAGAATAATCATATATTAAGATAAATGTTAAATATCTCCCAACAACCAATTCATCTGTTTCGATAGAGAGGATTGTCAAGCATTGCTGTAATCGAAATAGTTATTAGTGCATTTGAAAAAATATAAAAGAACAATGTAAATACTAAAACTCAAAATACTTCATTCCTTGATAATCCACTATAAATTGCAAATCTAAATTTTTTATTTTTTAATTGGGAAAAAAATAAAAAGTAAGCAAATAAGCAAACAGTCACTAGGAGAGTAAAATATAAAACCCCAAAGAAAAAAGAAGAGGTTATAGAAATATTATGAAAAGCAATTGATAACATATTTTCATTCGATTTTTTGCTAAAATCAAAATTACCCCATGTTAATCCGTGAGCTTTTTTATCGAGATAAAAGAAACTAAAAACAATTACTAAAAATACTGGCATCATAATTGCACAAATAAATCATGCTTTATTAATGCTCAATATTGCAGAAAAAAAACCATAATATTTTTTAAATCTACTTTTTTTCTGAATCTTAATATCCTTTTTAGTCATCATCTGCCTCGTTTAAAACATCACTAATATTTTGATTTTTTTCATAATACTCGTAATAAATTTCTCTTTGTTTAGAAATTAAATCATCTCAATTTGAAACATCTTCATTTTTAAATATTTCATTATTTTTAATTACAATAACCTTATTGCAAAGATTTGCTATATCTTCTAAAATATGTGAAGCATAGATAATAATTTTATCATTTGCTATTTGTTTTAAATAGTCTGATAATAATTTTGAAGCAACAGGATCAAGACCAATTGTTGGTTCATCTAGCAAATAAATATCTCGGTCATAACCCAAAATTAAACATATTTTTAATTTTTGAAACATCCCTGTTGAAAGTTCTTTTATTTTTTTCTTAGATGTTATCTTAAAGTTTAATAATTTTGCAATGGCATTAATTTTACTTTTTTTCTCACTATTCATATACTTATAAATTTTAACAAATTTATTAACTGTTAATGATTT from Spiroplasma endosymbiont of Aspidapion aeneum includes these protein-coding regions:
- a CDS encoding PTS sugar transporter subunit IIB, whose product is MKIVAVCGSGLGSSFIVEMNIKEVCKSINLNADVSHISVDSFNPIGVDLVVCGADIADSLNFENKIVLVNLMDKKLLKEKLQKFGG
- a CDS encoding MurR/RpiR family transcriptional regulator, with translation MNNNLTSTEEFILDRINEDIEFFVRNNLKILAKEFTCGEATIIRLAKKLGYNSFRDMQIQYSPKINVNELLKVKKIDGNIQSIIDNVSAFHVYSIIETKRILDSKKIYEAVNLILKAKIISIFGIEESYVSGTYLKQSLQKIGINATNNVSIHGLITQLEFMVDNESLLIVFCASGITIENLWAVKQAVNKKIKIIWIGPIQNVDPKLAKNISIILTHTEHIKEMVRFPKISASASQAFICDIIISVIINGDKKIVEFLNKTNNKIMKWNKRMIDL
- a CDS encoding ribulose-phosphate 3-epimerase yields the protein MNKKIVAASIYVFNFLEIGKKLEELIACGVKWIHVDIMDGLFVNNYALCQKFCADIKNKYKDIIVDAHMMCHNSDRFIESFAKTGIDYFIFHYESITDKTSKNINSIIKKIKTNNVKPIIALNPETSISIIEEYIDNLDGVMLMNITPGFNGQSIIDSATKKISDLSDFRSKKNKDFLIMVDGGCREETYKDICQAGADVIVVGFFVNYGPKEMKVQVDKIFNWK
- the rbsK gene encoding ribokinase; this translates as MKKILVFGSVNMDHVYYVDKLPNKGQCILSKSFNTFCGGKGANQAIAISRLNGNVEMVAMVGADDNGEKAIENLKANNVKTSNVEINHKIPTGVANIIVDDNGDNILIVNVGANFAFTKNDINKYKKLIDDYDIVVSQLEISLDFIEELLKYASLAQKIVILNPGPALKIKDEILKYCDFIIPNESELAILIGEKYSEDLEVIKTYAKSLQLISKKNIIVTLGDKGSIFVDINNNISIIDAYKIKCVDATAAGDTFIGGFVLKLALDVNIKEAILFATAASALTVQKKGAQVSIPNYKDVEEFIKKQGKVNIHE
- a CDS encoding PTS ascorbate transporter subunit IIC; this translates as MNEFIYFIKGFFGAPAILLGLFSMLGSILLKRKATETIESSLKAAAGYLILIGGITILSSTLNDFTIAFTNLFYLSGIIPNSDALAGSIMNAIPDIATVASLIMFIAIILNVILAKTSRFKYIFLTGHHILYLSVAISIMFYYGGIDLSKDMWFYLIVGSIFVAIYMLLSPMLSKPYMEFLTNDNKMYIGHANAISFAIAGKIGELVGKIKKGKIKSTEEINFPTWLKVFSNSTVAVTVTMLLIFGITYGSYWSINGKADMVAKNIIASNESVITKIIIDSIKFAAGVEILIFGIKTLTLELIPALEGVSLKWIHGAKMGVDCSIAMYYSPNAVLIGFISSFIAGIIGMSITMALNIIDPKLISAIVIPGIIAHFFTGGVSGTFANIKGGILGTIIAAFVNGILLTIIPIIYLLMQSLYGWEFDTSTHTLLWAESDYAVFSIFGWLININIFEWILLGVALSAILGLVIDGYLYSKRHKNDIINNKIVGQKIKSVIGDDVKEEKLKDRE
- a CDS encoding ABC transporter ATP-binding protein — translated: MKIEFNDVSKMFDEESGLNNINLTIDRGIIGLLGVNGAGKTTFLRLLTGLIIPREGEIIINKTHTNKKEFNLDRIGYISSEDDLPKSLTVNKFVKIYKYMNSEKKSKINAIAKLLNFKITSKKKIKELSTGMFQKLKICLILGYDRDIYLLDEPTIGLDPVASKLLSDYLKQIANDKIIIYASHILEDIANLCNKVIVIKNNEIFKNEDVSNWDDLISKQREIYYEYYEKNQNISDVLNEADDD